Proteins encoded by one window of Xylella fastidiosa:
- a CDS encoding O-succinylhomoserine (thiol)-lyase: MSIHDVHEGTCHVTTSAVRAGIDSDTAHGAVTPPIVLSSNFSFERFGHKRKYDYTRSANPTRDLLGEALAELEGGAGGVVTATGIAAITLVLHALLRPGDRLVVPHDAYGGSWRLFNALAQKGHFELITVDLTDARSLVEALALPPKLVLIETPSNPLLRITDLGAVIEAAHRVGALTVVDNTFMSPVLQRPLEFGADLVLHSTTKYINGHSDVVGGVVVARDVAHYQQLVWWANALGLTGSPFDAFLTLRGVRTLDARLRVHQENAQMIAALLEGHGVVKHVHYPGLASHPGHVLAGRQQKGFGAMLSFELQGGEEAVRAFVSGLRYFTLAESLGGVESLIAHPASMTHAAMTPEARAKAGISDGLLRLSVGIEASEDLIVDLVAGLGRAQAVREECKV, from the coding sequence ATGAGCATTCATGATGTGCACGAAGGCACGTGTCACGTGACCACTTCCGCGGTGCGTGCTGGGATCGATTCCGACACTGCTCATGGGGCAGTGACGCCACCGATTGTGCTTTCATCCAACTTCTCGTTTGAACGTTTCGGTCATAAGCGTAAGTACGATTACACACGTAGTGCTAATCCAACGCGGGATCTGCTCGGCGAGGCGCTTGCGGAGTTGGAGGGGGGTGCCGGTGGTGTGGTTACGGCGACTGGGATCGCTGCGATTACGTTGGTGTTGCACGCATTGCTCCGGCCGGGTGATCGTTTGGTTGTGCCACATGATGCTTACGGTGGCAGTTGGCGTTTGTTCAATGCGTTGGCTCAAAAGGGACATTTTGAATTGATCACTGTCGATTTGACGGATGCACGATCACTGGTTGAGGCATTGGCACTACCACCGAAGTTGGTATTGATCGAAACTCCTTCCAATCCATTGTTACGTATTACTGATTTGGGTGCGGTGATTGAGGCAGCGCACCGTGTCGGTGCTTTGACTGTGGTCGACAATACGTTTATGTCTCCGGTGTTGCAGCGTCCTTTAGAGTTCGGCGCTGACTTGGTATTGCATTCGACCACGAAGTACATCAATGGCCACAGTGATGTTGTCGGTGGCGTTGTTGTGGCACGTGATGTTGCGCACTATCAGCAGTTGGTGTGGTGGGCGAATGCGCTGGGTCTGACCGGCTCGCCATTCGATGCCTTCTTGACGTTGCGGGGGGTGCGCACGCTGGATGCGCGTTTGCGTGTGCATCAGGAGAATGCGCAGATGATTGCAGCCTTACTGGAGGGGCATGGTGTGGTGAAGCACGTGCATTACCCAGGATTAGCTTCGCATCCGGGGCATGTGCTGGCGGGGCGGCAGCAAAAAGGGTTCGGTGCCATGCTCAGTTTCGAGTTGCAGGGTGGGGAAGAGGCGGTGCGGGCTTTTGTCAGTGGCTTGCGTTATTTCACGCTGGCTGAGTCGCTGGGTGGGGTTGAGAGTTTGATCGCTCATCCGGCTTCGATGACGCATGCTGCCATGACGCCCGAGGCGCGTGCTAAAGCGGGTATCTCTGATGGGTTGTTGCGCTTGTCGGTGGGGATTGAGGCCAGTGAGGATTTGATCGTTGATCTGGTGGCTGGTTTGGGGCGTGCTCAGGCGGTGCGGGAAGAGTGCAAGGTGTGA
- a CDS encoding protein-L-isoaspartate(D-aspartate) O-methyltransferase — MTAPPSLQAKAVGIGMTSQRVRDRLVERLRECGIQDERVLSTIRIVPRHLFIDEALALRAYEDTALPIGHGQTISQPWVVARMTEAVMQVVPKKILEIGTGSGYQSAILASLGLEVYTIERIGKLLRQARKRFRQLGIKIRSKHDDGSTGWTEHAPYNAILVTAAAPTLIDTLIEQLAIGGRLVAPVGTASEQALVQLTRTIDGSITHEILEPVTFVSLLPGMLD, encoded by the coding sequence ATGACTGCACCTCCATCCCTGCAAGCGAAAGCCGTAGGGATCGGCATGACGTCGCAACGCGTCCGAGACCGCCTGGTCGAACGACTACGCGAATGCGGCATCCAAGACGAACGGGTACTCAGCACCATTCGCATCGTGCCACGCCATTTATTCATTGATGAAGCCTTGGCACTGCGCGCTTACGAAGACACCGCATTGCCCATCGGCCATGGACAGACCATCTCGCAACCCTGGGTCGTCGCACGGATGACCGAAGCTGTCATGCAGGTTGTCCCCAAAAAAATACTCGAGATCGGTACAGGTTCCGGCTACCAGAGCGCCATTCTGGCCTCACTAGGATTGGAGGTGTACACCATTGAGCGTATCGGCAAACTACTGCGTCAAGCACGTAAGCGTTTCCGCCAGCTTGGCATAAAAATACGCAGCAAACACGATGACGGGAGCACCGGCTGGACAGAACATGCACCTTACAACGCCATCTTGGTCACAGCAGCAGCCCCGACACTGATCGACACTCTCATCGAACAACTTGCAATAGGCGGACGCCTGGTGGCTCCTGTCGGCACCGCTTCAGAGCAAGCCCTAGTGCAGCTCACACGAACAATCGACGGTAGCATCACACACGAGATTTTAGAACCAGTCACATTTGTATCCCTGCTACCAGGGATGTTGGATTAA
- a CDS encoding PAS domain-containing sensor histidine kinase, giving the protein MLCTLEAGFCIVQIVLDDGQPVDGIFRLTNASFGRHLRLDSVVGESVCGIMPDDGPEYIKRYGGVALSGQRVHFEARALRRWYSVEVMRVGAPEGRLLGVLFVDITEHKRMERRLAESEVRFNILADGLPMPVWVFDAQGGMRFVNTAYGEFFGVDLSSGTLPEWSMVLHPEDVLIFEFKLSAALKTQSALRALVRARRYDGQWRWIEMSATPRYSPDGHFIGLTGSSQDVTERLEIELAREQLLKSERAARNEAENMARLKDEFLSTLSHELRTPLTTILGWSELLLQRIEEQHPCYKGLSVIASSAKVQKRLISDMLDLSSMLLGKMQLEMEVLDLVEQIREVIGLYEQVVESKGQRLLLRAPEMPCLVLGDATRLRQIFENLLSNAIKFTPTDGCIDVEIDADGDSFRVSVTDSGDGIAAEFLPHLFSRFRQADGTTTRCHGGLGLGLAIVQSLVEMHGGYVGATSPGLGKGAMFTVSLLRYVCAINVADTVICDRRFGSVGDQGEY; this is encoded by the coding sequence ATGCTGTGTACCCTTGAGGCTGGCTTTTGCATCGTGCAGATAGTGTTGGATGACGGTCAACCGGTTGACGGTATATTCCGTTTGACCAATGCCAGCTTTGGTCGCCATCTCCGGCTTGATTCGGTGGTTGGGGAGTCCGTGTGCGGCATCATGCCTGACGATGGGCCGGAATACATTAAGCGTTATGGTGGGGTTGCGTTGTCTGGGCAGCGGGTTCACTTCGAGGCGCGGGCGTTGCGCCGTTGGTATTCGGTGGAAGTGATGCGTGTTGGAGCGCCGGAGGGGCGATTGCTTGGGGTTCTATTTGTGGATATCACCGAGCACAAGCGTATGGAACGTAGGTTGGCCGAGAGCGAGGTGCGTTTCAATATTTTGGCTGATGGTTTGCCGATGCCCGTTTGGGTATTTGATGCACAAGGAGGGATGCGGTTCGTCAATACTGCGTATGGGGAGTTCTTCGGTGTCGATTTGAGCAGTGGCACGCTTCCAGAGTGGAGTATGGTGCTGCATCCGGAGGATGTGCTGATATTCGAGTTCAAGTTGAGTGCGGCGCTGAAGACGCAGAGTGCGCTTCGTGCGTTGGTACGGGCACGTCGTTATGACGGGCAATGGCGTTGGATTGAAATGAGTGCCACGCCGCGTTATTCGCCGGATGGTCACTTCATCGGTCTGACGGGGAGCAGTCAGGATGTGACGGAGCGTCTTGAGATTGAGTTGGCGCGTGAGCAGTTGCTGAAATCCGAGCGTGCGGCGCGCAATGAGGCCGAGAATATGGCGCGATTGAAGGATGAGTTTCTGTCCACGCTTTCGCATGAGTTACGTACCCCGTTAACGACGATTTTGGGTTGGAGTGAGTTGTTGTTGCAACGCATTGAGGAGCAGCATCCTTGTTACAAAGGGTTGTCGGTGATTGCTAGCAGCGCCAAGGTTCAAAAGCGTTTGATTTCGGATATGTTGGATCTAAGTAGCATGCTGCTGGGCAAGATGCAGTTGGAAATGGAGGTGCTGGATTTAGTGGAGCAGATCCGCGAGGTGATTGGGTTGTATGAGCAGGTTGTCGAGAGCAAGGGGCAGCGGTTGCTGCTGCGCGCGCCGGAGATGCCGTGTTTGGTGTTGGGTGATGCAACGCGCTTGCGGCAGATATTCGAAAATTTGTTGTCTAATGCGATCAAATTTACTCCAACGGATGGCTGCATTGATGTGGAGATTGATGCCGATGGCGACAGTTTCCGGGTATCGGTGACGGATTCTGGTGATGGGATCGCTGCCGAATTTCTACCGCATTTGTTTAGTCGGTTTCGTCAGGCTGATGGTACGACGACCCGTTGTCACGGTGGGCTTGGTCTGGGGTTGGCGATTGTGCAGAGTTTGGTGGAAATGCATGGGGGTTATGTTGGTGCGACCAGTCCGGGGCTTGGTAAGGGTGCAATGTTCACGGTGTCTTTGTTGCGTTATGTATGTGCGATCAATGTTGCCGATACTGTGATCTGTGATCGGCGTTTTGGATCAGTAGGCGACCAAGGGGAGTATTGA
- the surE gene encoding 5'/3'-nucleotidase SurE translates to MRVLVSNDDGVDAPGIKILADALRNAGHEVMVVAPDRDRSGASNSLTLDTPIRAKQIDMHTYSVAGTPTDCVHLALTGLLNYDPDIVVSGINNTGNLGDDVIYSGTVSAAMEGRFLGLPAVAVSLVTLCREGQQAPQYETAAHAAINIVAQLKTDPLPADTILNVNVPDVTWQQMRGFKVTRLGNRHRSAPCLTQTDPRGHTIYWIGPAGPEQDAGPGTDFDAVRNTYISITPIHVDLTRYQALENVTRWTDRLTAHMDWPT, encoded by the coding sequence ATGCGCGTTCTTGTCAGTAACGACGACGGTGTCGACGCTCCCGGCATCAAGATTTTGGCGGACGCACTACGCAATGCCGGACACGAAGTGATGGTTGTTGCCCCGGATCGGGACCGTTCCGGCGCCAGCAACTCACTTACATTGGACACACCGATCAGAGCCAAACAAATCGACATGCATACTTACAGTGTCGCCGGCACACCCACCGACTGCGTGCATCTGGCACTCACCGGCCTGCTGAACTACGACCCAGACATCGTCGTCTCCGGAATCAACAACACCGGCAACCTCGGAGACGACGTGATTTATTCCGGGACAGTATCGGCAGCCATGGAAGGACGCTTCCTCGGACTCCCTGCAGTCGCCGTATCGTTGGTCACTCTCTGCCGCGAAGGACAGCAAGCACCTCAATATGAAACCGCCGCACACGCAGCAATAAATATTGTGGCGCAACTAAAAACCGACCCGCTCCCAGCCGATACCATCCTCAACGTCAACGTGCCAGATGTGACTTGGCAACAGATGCGCGGCTTCAAAGTCACCCGGCTTGGCAATCGTCACCGCTCCGCCCCCTGTCTCACCCAAACCGATCCGCGCGGACATACCATCTATTGGATTGGCCCCGCAGGTCCTGAACAGGACGCCGGCCCAGGAACTGACTTCGACGCAGTACGTAACACATACATCTCCATTACCCCGATTCACGTCGATCTGACCCGTTACCAAGCCCTGGAAAATGTCACCCGATGGACGGACAGACTCACCGCACACATGGACTGGCCCACATGA
- the metX gene encoding homoserine O-succinyltransferase MetX, which yields MRSVNPSFTFCLDMPTPDDDGQIAVRGEIMVPLSMCHAGWVDLRLRYELIGCAAGPVVFVLGGISAHRHIAATARFPEKGWLEGLVGTERALNPERFRLLSFDFLGADGQLDVPIDTADQADAIALLLERLGIATLYGFVGYSYGALVGLQFAIRHSERVRRMIVVSGAHRAHPYAAAWRALQRRAVALGQLQCAEHQGLALARQLAMLSYRTPEEFEERFDVAAQVINGRVRVAAEDYLDAVGAQYVACTPVNAYMRLSESIDLHRVDPTQVVVPTVVVAVEGDRLVPLSDLVALIEGLGPCGSLRVLRSPYGHDAFLKETNRIDAILTTALRPIGESI from the coding sequence ATGAGATCCGTAAATCCCTCATTCACTTTTTGTCTTGATATGCCCACTCCCGACGATGATGGCCAGATTGCTGTGCGCGGTGAAATCATGGTGCCTTTGTCGATGTGCCATGCCGGATGGGTCGATCTGCGTTTGCGTTATGAGTTGATTGGCTGTGCTGCTGGGCCGGTGGTGTTTGTGCTTGGTGGTATCTCTGCACATCGCCATATTGCTGCGACCGCTCGTTTCCCGGAGAAGGGCTGGCTTGAAGGGTTGGTTGGTACGGAGCGTGCATTGAATCCGGAGCGTTTCCGGCTGCTTTCGTTCGATTTTCTAGGTGCTGATGGCCAACTTGATGTGCCCATTGATACCGCCGATCAGGCGGATGCGATTGCTCTGTTGTTGGAGAGGCTGGGGATTGCTACGTTGTATGGTTTCGTCGGTTATTCATATGGTGCGCTTGTTGGTTTGCAGTTTGCGATCCGTCATTCAGAGCGGGTACGTCGCATGATCGTGGTTAGTGGCGCACATCGAGCACACCCTTATGCAGCGGCTTGGCGTGCATTGCAGCGCCGTGCGGTAGCGTTGGGGCAGTTGCAGTGTGCTGAGCATCAGGGTTTAGCATTGGCACGGCAGCTTGCGATGCTGAGTTACCGTACTCCCGAGGAGTTTGAGGAGCGTTTTGATGTGGCGGCGCAAGTGATCAACGGTCGTGTGCGTGTGGCGGCTGAGGATTATCTAGACGCTGTTGGCGCTCAGTATGTGGCGTGTACTCCGGTCAACGCTTATATGCGTCTGTCCGAATCGATTGATTTACACCGTGTGGACCCAACGCAGGTGGTGGTGCCTACGGTGGTGGTTGCCGTTGAGGGGGATCGTTTGGTGCCGCTGTCCGATCTTGTTGCACTGATTGAGGGTTTAGGCCCGTGCGGCAGTTTGCGGGTGTTGCGTTCTCCTTACGGTCACGATGCTTTTTTAAAAGAAACTAATCGCATTGATGCGATTCTTACGACAGCGCTACGTCCTATAGGAGAATCCATATGA
- the alr gene encoding alanine racemase, producing the protein MRPAHAVIDLDALRHNYRFARRLGGGKALAVVKADAYGHGAVRCAQALEAEVDGFAVACIEEALELRQAGIQAPILLLEGFFEVEELELIAKHNLWTVIASSWQVRALAAFHSPSPIGVWLKLDSGMHRLGLEPKEFRDAWMSLHSLPQVGEVVLMTHLARADELDNPRTNEQASVFAHASQGMVAPASVCNSSGLLGWAGLYSDWGRPGLMLYGVNPISQESTSLSGPLRPVMMVYSKLIAVRELPAGEPVGYGASFVTERPTRVGVVAMGYADGYPYFAVNGTPLLVDGRVCPLIGRVSMDMLTVDLTDHPQADVGSQVQLWGVQPGVAELAAHCNLSAYQLLCGLKRVRRYYLGEMGAV; encoded by the coding sequence GTGCGTCCCGCCCACGCCGTAATTGATCTGGATGCGTTACGTCACAATTATCGATTTGCTCGCCGTCTTGGCGGTGGCAAGGCGTTAGCTGTGGTGAAAGCCGATGCGTATGGTCACGGTGCGGTGCGTTGTGCGCAGGCTTTGGAGGCTGAAGTTGATGGTTTTGCGGTGGCGTGTATCGAAGAGGCGTTGGAGTTACGCCAAGCCGGTATCCAGGCACCGATCCTGTTGCTGGAAGGATTTTTCGAGGTTGAAGAGCTGGAATTGATTGCTAAGCACAATTTATGGACTGTGATTGCTTCGTCCTGGCAGGTGCGGGCGTTGGCTGCGTTCCACAGTCCATCTCCAATTGGGGTGTGGCTTAAGTTGGATAGTGGCATGCATCGGCTTGGTTTGGAGCCAAAGGAGTTTCGTGATGCTTGGATGTCTCTGCATAGTCTGCCGCAGGTGGGCGAGGTCGTCTTGATGACGCATTTGGCCCGTGCTGATGAGTTGGATAATCCTCGTACCAATGAGCAGGCATCGGTTTTTGCACATGCTTCGCAGGGAATGGTGGCGCCAGCAAGTGTGTGTAACTCTTCAGGTTTGCTTGGTTGGGCAGGGTTGTACAGTGATTGGGGTCGGCCCGGGTTAATGTTGTACGGTGTCAATCCTATTTCGCAGGAGAGCACGTCACTTAGTGGGCCATTGCGTCCTGTGATGATGGTGTATTCCAAGCTGATTGCGGTACGCGAGTTGCCTGCCGGCGAGCCAGTTGGCTATGGGGCATCCTTTGTCACTGAGCGGCCAACCCGGGTTGGTGTGGTAGCGATGGGCTATGCAGACGGTTACCCGTATTTTGCGGTCAATGGTACGCCGCTCTTGGTTGATGGGCGTGTTTGTCCGTTGATCGGCCGGGTTTCTATGGACATGTTGACGGTTGATCTGACAGACCATCCGCAGGCGGATGTTGGCAGTCAAGTGCAATTGTGGGGTGTGCAACCGGGTGTGGCTGAACTTGCGGCACATTGTAATTTGAGCGCTTATCAGTTGTTGTGCGGTCTTAAGCGTGTACGTCGATACTATTTGGGTGAGATGGGCGCAGTGTGA
- a CDS encoding peptidoglycan DD-metalloendopeptidase family protein, translating into MERSMEISKLLLSTALALALTACSTATAVRPNNTSNPRTTAKSNQTVVVKQGDTLYAISRRTGVAPQDLAAWNRLTASKTIYPGQVLRLYPEDATASPTPTPTQPVTSRPTPSNPSPTTTSTAPANSGFNWFWPTEGAVVSNFVAGQTTKQGVSINGNNGQTIRAAANGTVVYSGSALIGYGELIIIKHNEQWISAYGHNRKRLVNEGQTVKANQPIAEMGRMLYFEIRYNGKPVDPLVYLPKK; encoded by the coding sequence ATGGAAAGGTCAATGGAGATATCAAAACTATTACTGTCAACAGCACTCGCACTAGCACTCACTGCCTGCAGCACTGCCACTGCGGTACGCCCCAACAATACGAGCAACCCACGCACCACCGCCAAATCCAACCAAACTGTGGTTGTGAAACAGGGCGACACACTGTATGCAATCTCACGCCGCACCGGCGTTGCACCGCAAGATCTCGCCGCATGGAACAGGCTCACTGCATCCAAAACCATCTACCCGGGCCAAGTACTGCGTTTGTATCCAGAGGATGCAACAGCATCGCCCACGCCCACGCCCACACAGCCCGTCACATCCCGACCCACACCCTCAAACCCATCCCCAACGACAACCAGCACCGCTCCAGCAAATAGCGGCTTCAATTGGTTCTGGCCAACCGAGGGCGCTGTCGTCAGCAATTTCGTCGCTGGCCAAACCACCAAACAAGGCGTGAGTATCAACGGCAACAACGGTCAAACCATTCGCGCCGCTGCCAACGGTACAGTGGTGTACTCCGGATCGGCCCTGATAGGTTACGGCGAATTAATCATCATCAAACACAACGAGCAATGGATCTCTGCATACGGCCATAACCGAAAACGTCTGGTCAATGAGGGACAAACCGTCAAAGCAAACCAACCCATTGCCGAAATGGGCCGCATGCTGTATTTCGAGATCCGCTACAACGGTAAACCCGTCGATCCACTGGTTTATCTCCCCAAGAAATAA
- a CDS encoding YqaA family protein, with the protein MKIFGPLYNRAITWSRHRYAPALLTGLSFVEGFIFPVPPEVMLAPMSLANRHQALWFATLSLLGSLAGALLGYLLGHFAFAIMQPLIAWLGWSEAIDKQIHQLQQLVLESPWRAFWLLVLVGFTPIPLKIFTWASGIVGVPLLPFLSSMLIGRGKRVYLVAGAIKLGGKRAETLLHRWIEPLGWITSALLIGLVGWVIWKTKFG; encoded by the coding sequence ATGAAAATATTCGGTCCTTTGTACAACCGCGCAATCACCTGGTCACGTCATCGTTATGCCCCCGCACTCCTCACAGGACTGAGTTTCGTCGAAGGGTTCATCTTTCCCGTCCCGCCAGAAGTGATGCTGGCACCGATGTCGCTCGCCAACCGACATCAAGCACTGTGGTTCGCCACATTGAGTCTACTCGGCTCACTCGCTGGCGCACTACTGGGTTACTTACTCGGCCACTTCGCATTTGCAATAATGCAACCACTGATCGCATGGTTGGGCTGGAGCGAAGCCATCGATAAGCAAATACACCAACTGCAACAGCTCGTCCTCGAATCGCCATGGCGCGCGTTTTGGCTGCTCGTGTTGGTCGGCTTCACCCCGATCCCATTAAAAATATTCACCTGGGCATCGGGCATCGTCGGTGTACCTTTACTGCCGTTCTTGAGCAGCATGCTGATCGGCCGCGGCAAGCGAGTCTACTTAGTCGCTGGCGCAATCAAACTTGGCGGCAAACGCGCAGAAACCCTACTGCATCGATGGATTGAACCCCTTGGCTGGATCACCAGCGCGCTTCTGATCGGTCTGGTTGGCTGGGTTATCTGGAAAACCAAATTTGGATAA
- a CDS encoding M23 family metallopeptidase translates to MPSHLLPVSAAVLIAMMPPPSTAQDRPDWRTTLWPRTASPTTSCITAPNSWLDLRRDGDRYTAQASNPLAGPAQVRLIATGSIPLHTAPTLPITAVLPPGQCIALAQLYPGKNGLHQGVDIRLEVVPGDPYGYADDSIYRVPFDITPIRIDQGFGGTFSHHDVANYYALDFALPKGTPILAARAGRIMEVQTGFQETATNGHHVGGGNLIRILHEDGSMAIYAHLSADGITVHQGDRVATGQCLGLSGNTGFSTAPHLHFAIQLNRNLRLVSVPFRMASPLGELRLPRKQ, encoded by the coding sequence ATGCCATCACATCTGCTCCCTGTGTCTGCTGCGGTCCTGATCGCCATGATGCCCCCTCCCTCCACTGCCCAAGACCGACCCGACTGGCGCACCACACTGTGGCCACGGACCGCCTCCCCCACCACCTCATGCATCACTGCCCCCAATTCCTGGCTGGATCTACGCCGCGATGGGGATCGCTACACCGCCCAAGCAAGCAATCCACTCGCAGGACCGGCACAAGTCAGACTAATTGCAACCGGATCAATCCCATTACATACAGCCCCCACACTCCCCATCACCGCCGTCCTGCCCCCAGGGCAGTGCATTGCACTAGCACAACTGTACCCGGGTAAAAACGGTCTGCACCAAGGCGTGGATATCCGCCTGGAGGTTGTTCCAGGAGATCCGTACGGATACGCCGATGACAGCATCTACCGTGTGCCATTCGACATCACCCCCATTCGCATTGATCAGGGCTTTGGCGGCACATTCAGCCACCACGACGTTGCCAACTACTACGCGCTAGACTTTGCCCTCCCCAAGGGCACTCCCATCTTGGCCGCACGTGCAGGACGCATCATGGAAGTTCAAACAGGCTTTCAAGAAACAGCCACCAATGGTCACCACGTTGGGGGCGGCAACCTGATTCGCATCCTGCACGAAGACGGCAGCATGGCCATATACGCACACCTGTCTGCGGACGGCATCACCGTGCATCAGGGTGACCGCGTCGCCACCGGACAATGCTTAGGATTGTCAGGCAATACCGGCTTCAGCACCGCTCCCCACTTACACTTTGCAATACAACTAAATCGCAATCTGCGCCTGGTATCCGTACCGTTCCGCATGGCAAGCCCTCTAGGAGAACTACGCTTGCCGCGGAAACAATGA
- a CDS encoding cation diffusion facilitator family transporter, which produces MGHDHTHVPKGMHHERPLWWALGLTASVLVAEIIGAVLTRSLALLSDAVHMATDVFALMIALVAVRLSRRPPDVRRTYGYARLEAFGALVNGVLLFGVGGYILWEAVQRLRAPQEIVSSGMLVIAVLGLVINLIVMRLLHAGRGENLSMKGAYLEVWSDMLGSVAVIVAAMVIYVTRWYWVDSVLAALIGLWVLPRTWLLLSEAVNVLLEGVPKGFALPPIRDALSDHPGVANVHDVHLWALGSRQPLLTAHVVAIQGTAPDALRRTLQELLHERFSIEHVTLQIEIEHCGSDACDAKRS; this is translated from the coding sequence ATGGGACACGACCACACGCATGTACCGAAGGGGATGCATCACGAGCGCCCCTTGTGGTGGGCGCTTGGGCTTACGGCGAGTGTCCTAGTGGCCGAAATTATTGGTGCGGTGCTGACACGTAGTTTGGCGCTGTTGTCTGATGCGGTGCACATGGCTACCGACGTGTTTGCGTTAATGATTGCATTGGTCGCGGTGCGTCTGAGTCGGCGTCCGCCTGATGTGCGTCGTACCTATGGTTATGCACGGTTAGAGGCGTTTGGTGCGTTGGTTAACGGGGTATTGCTGTTTGGCGTCGGTGGTTACATTTTGTGGGAGGCTGTGCAGCGCTTGCGCGCTCCGCAGGAGATTGTGTCCAGCGGTATGCTGGTCATTGCCGTCTTGGGTTTGGTCATCAATCTGATCGTAATGCGTTTGTTGCATGCCGGTCGTGGTGAGAACCTCAGTATGAAGGGGGCTTACCTTGAGGTGTGGAGCGATATGCTCGGTTCGGTCGCTGTCATCGTTGCTGCGATGGTGATCTATGTGACCCGTTGGTATTGGGTGGATTCGGTATTGGCTGCGTTGATTGGGCTATGGGTTTTGCCGCGAACCTGGCTGCTATTAAGTGAGGCTGTCAATGTGTTGTTGGAAGGGGTGCCGAAGGGGTTTGCGTTGCCACCCATACGTGATGCACTTAGTGATCATCCTGGTGTGGCCAATGTCCATGATGTGCATCTGTGGGCATTAGGGTCCAGGCAGCCGTTGCTGACGGCGCATGTGGTGGCAATCCAAGGCACTGCACCGGATGCGTTGCGTCGCACATTGCAGGAGTTGCTGCATGAGCGCTTTAGTATTGAGCATGTGACGTTGCAAATTGAGATCGAGCATTGTGGGAGTGATGCTTGTGACGCGAAGCGTTCATAG